One Rhodobacteraceae bacterium M385 genomic region harbors:
- a CDS encoding peroxiredoxin — MGLRINDEIPNITVETDHGSMSLHDFVGDQWAILFSHPKDFTPVCTTEFGAVAQLADEWAARNTKVIGVSVDGVEEHKRWKSDIQSFAGAEPTFPIIADPELAVSKAFDMLPAEAYLPDGRTPNDTATVRSVFIIGPDKKLKLSMTYPMNVGRNFAEVLRALDGLQTAAKENVATPANWVPGQDVVVPVAVSDDDAIAKYGAIDTKLPYLRMAKLPG, encoded by the coding sequence ATGGGCCTGCGTATCAACGATGAGATCCCCAACATCACAGTCGAGACCGACCACGGTTCCATGTCGCTGCACGATTTTGTAGGCGACCAATGGGCGATCCTGTTCTCTCACCCCAAGGATTTCACTCCCGTCTGCACGACCGAATTCGGTGCCGTGGCGCAACTGGCCGATGAATGGGCCGCGCGCAACACCAAGGTCATCGGCGTTTCCGTCGATGGGGTGGAAGAGCATAAGCGCTGGAAATCGGACATTCAGTCCTTCGCGGGTGCTGAGCCGACTTTCCCCATCATCGCGGACCCTGAGCTGGCCGTATCGAAAGCCTTCGATATGCTTCCGGCGGAGGCCTACCTGCCCGATGGCCGCACTCCGAATGATACCGCCACCGTGCGCTCTGTCTTCATCATCGGGCCGGACAAGAAGCTGAAACTGTCCATGACCTATCCGATGAACGTGGGCCGCAACTTTGCCGAAGTGCTCCGCGCTTTGGATGGGCTTCAGACCGCCGCCAAGGAAAACGTCGCCACGCCCGCCAACTGGGTGCCGGGCCAGGACGTTGTGGTTCCCGTGGCTGTCTCTGATGATGACGCGATCGCCAAATACGGTGCCATCGACACCAAACTGCCCTACCTGCGCATGGCGAAACTGCCCGGTTAA
- a CDS encoding L,D-transpeptidase, producing MLTRRHFIITTTTLFSGAIAAPALAQDAVGIEIDEAADTAGGTGPNPWGLHQRFMPTRVAANSGLNVGDIHVDPTARFLYHIEEGGTAMRYGVAVGRAGLYQPGNFRIQRVAEWPSWTPTANMIAREPEVYGQYAGGVPGGPNNPLGARALYLFAGGRDTYLRIHGTPQPWSIGTSASSGCVRLVNDHVIALAENVRTGSRAVLHS from the coding sequence ATGCTGACCCGTCGCCATTTCATCATCACCACGACCACGCTGTTTTCCGGCGCGATCGCCGCGCCCGCGCTTGCGCAAGATGCCGTGGGGATCGAGATTGACGAAGCCGCAGATACCGCGGGCGGCACCGGGCCAAACCCGTGGGGCCTTCACCAGCGCTTCATGCCGACGCGCGTGGCGGCCAATAGCGGGCTGAACGTGGGGGATATCCACGTCGACCCGACGGCGCGGTTCCTTTACCACATCGAAGAAGGCGGCACGGCTATGCGCTATGGCGTGGCAGTGGGCCGCGCTGGCTTGTATCAGCCCGGCAACTTCCGCATTCAGCGCGTAGCCGAATGGCCGTCCTGGACGCCCACTGCCAACATGATCGCGCGCGAGCCAGAGGTGTATGGCCAATACGCTGGCGGCGTGCCCGGCGGCCCGAACAACCCCCTTGGGGCCCGTGCACTATACCTGTTCGCCGGTGGCCGTGACACGTACCTGCGTATTCACGGTACCCCGCAGCCTTGGTCCATCGGCACCTCGGCCTCTTCCGGCTGTGTGCGCCTGGTCAACGACCACGTGATCGCGCTGGCTGAAAATGTGCGCACCGGTAGCCGCGCTGTTCTGCACAGCTAA
- a CDS encoding VOC family protein codes for MSNMNAVVWFDIYVDDLDRAAAFYQTVLGRPLEPMEDPTGETQMKSFPADMSAYGAAGALTKAPFASPGVGGTIIYFASEDVAVEEARVAEAGGVVIRPKFSIGEFGFVSLCQDTEGNMFGMNSMK; via the coding sequence ATGAGCAACATGAACGCCGTCGTTTGGTTCGACATCTATGTGGACGACTTGGACCGGGCCGCCGCCTTTTACCAAACCGTCCTTGGCCGCCCGTTAGAGCCGATGGAAGACCCCACCGGTGAGACCCAGATGAAAAGCTTCCCCGCCGACATGAGCGCATATGGTGCCGCCGGCGCACTCACCAAAGCGCCCTTTGCCTCGCCGGGTGTGGGCGGCACGATCATCTACTTCGCGTCGGAAGACGTGGCGGTGGAAGAGGCGCGGGTGGCCGAGGCAGGCGGCGTGGTGATCCGCCCGAAATTCTCCATCGGAGAGTTCGGATTCGTGAGCCTTTGCCAAGACACGGAAGGCAACATGTTCGGCATGAACTCGATGAAGTAA
- a CDS encoding rhodanese-like domain-containing protein, with the protein MTPTSPSPVAATPAANAQDALAHFSARLTFETDCWDTNAALSAGATDFVLIDVRNAELYRAGHVPTAIHLPVGKMTERKMTSWPEGTLFVVYCAGPHCNGANKAAVRLASLGLPVKEMIGGITGWIDEGFTLNTVEAAATTAPNIAAE; encoded by the coding sequence ATGACACCGACTTCCCCTAGCCCCGTCGCCGCCACCCCCGCCGCAAACGCACAGGACGCGCTGGCCCATTTCTCGGCCCGCCTGACGTTTGAAACGGACTGCTGGGACACCAACGCAGCGCTCAGCGCCGGGGCCACGGACTTTGTCCTGATCGACGTGCGCAACGCTGAATTGTACCGCGCGGGCCATGTGCCTACGGCCATTCACCTGCCCGTGGGCAAGATGACCGAGCGCAAGATGACCTCTTGGCCGGAAGGTACGTTGTTCGTCGTCTACTGCGCCGGACCCCATTGCAACGGCGCGAACAAGGCCGCCGTGCGCCTCGCGTCCCTTGGCCTGCCGGTAAAGGAAATGATCGGCGGCATCACTGGCTGGATTGATGAAGGGTTTACTCTGAACACCGTTGAAGCTGCCGCAACTACAGCCCCAAACATCGCGGCTGAATAA
- the ftrA gene encoding transcriptional regulator FtrA, whose translation MSGSPSLLLSLTWQMRRDVHIGVMDKEQSKSAKATETRPLVCVLAYDGLCMFEFGIGLEVFALPRPEFPDWYRHKVVAAEPGPLHATGGIAVAAEHNLPALHDASLILVPGWRGIDTPVPDDLCDALRKAHANGARIASICSGVFVLAAAGLLDGAEATTHWRYTDALAARYPQINVRPDVLFVDNGTILTSAGSAAGIDLCLHVVRRDYGAARANVVAKRLVMAPMREGGQSQFIPAPVPPERGGQISALLDSVRAQLDRPWSIADMADHAGLSERTLLRRMVETTGETPQKWLMRQRVAFAAELLETTELSLDDLSMTAGFASQETFRRVFRTIRGITPSQHRKSFSTPHRLSA comes from the coding sequence ATGTCAGGCTCTCCAAGTTTGCTTCTGTCCCTAACTTGGCAAATGCGCAGGGATGTGCATATTGGCGTAATGGACAAAGAACAGTCAAAATCCGCCAAAGCGACCGAAACCCGCCCTCTCGTGTGTGTTCTTGCCTACGATGGCTTGTGCATGTTCGAGTTCGGCATCGGGTTAGAGGTCTTCGCCCTGCCCCGCCCCGAGTTCCCCGATTGGTATCGCCATAAGGTTGTGGCCGCCGAGCCGGGGCCGCTTCACGCCACGGGCGGAATTGCCGTCGCGGCAGAGCACAACCTTCCGGCGCTGCACGATGCCAGCCTGATCCTAGTGCCCGGCTGGCGTGGGATAGATACCCCCGTCCCCGATGACCTGTGTGACGCGCTGCGCAAGGCCCACGCCAACGGCGCGCGGATTGCCTCCATTTGTTCAGGCGTTTTCGTGCTGGCCGCCGCCGGGTTGCTGGACGGGGCCGAGGCCACGACCCATTGGCGCTATACCGACGCGCTGGCCGCGCGTTACCCGCAGATCAACGTGCGCCCTGACGTGCTGTTCGTCGATAACGGCACCATCCTGACCTCTGCCGGGTCCGCGGCGGGGATAGACCTGTGCCTGCATGTTGTCCGGCGAGACTACGGCGCGGCGCGGGCCAATGTGGTGGCAAAGCGGTTGGTCATGGCCCCGATGCGCGAAGGCGGACAGTCACAGTTCATCCCCGCCCCCGTCCCGCCAGAACGCGGTGGCCAGATCTCGGCGCTGCTCGATTCCGTTCGGGCGCAGTTGGACCGGCCCTGGTCCATCGCCGATATGGCCGATCATGCGGGCCTGAGCGAGCGGACGTTACTGCGCCGCATGGTGGAAACGACCGGGGAAACGCCGCAGAAATGGCTGATGCGTCAGCGTGTGGCCTTTGCCGCAGAGCTGCTGGAAACCACAGAGCTTAGCCTTGATGACCTGTCGATGACCGCCGGTTTCGCCAGCCAGGAAACCTTCCGCCGCGTGTTCCGCACGATCCGGGGCATCACGCCTTCCCAGCACCGCAAAAGTTTCAGCACACCGCACCGGCTGAGCGCATAA
- the pnp gene encoding polyribonucleotide nucleotidyltransferase: MFNIVKKEIQWGEETLTLETGRVARQADGSVIATLGETSVMANVTFAKAPKPGMDFFPLTVHYQEKYYAAGKVPGGFFKREARPTEKETLTARLIDRPIRPLFVPGFKNETLVMCTVLSHDLVNDPDMVAMIAASAALTISGAPFRGPIAGCRVGFEDGEYILNPEIDDMHDLRNNPDQRLDLVVAGTKDAVMMVESEAYELTEAEMLGAVKFAHDSIQPVIDLIIDLAEDAAKEPFDFQAPDYSELFAAVKAAGEDKMREAYAITDKLERQAAVAAVKEGVKEGLSEEQLEDPNLSAALKKLESTVLRSDVVKNGRRIDGRALDEVRDIVSETKVLPRTHGSALFTRGETQGLVVTTLGTGDDEQFIDALHGNFKSNFLLHYNFPPYSVGEAGRVGPPGRREIGHGKLAWRALQAVLPAATDFPYTVRVVSEITESNGSSSMASVCGGSLSMMDAGVPLKAPVAGVAMGLVLEEDGSYGILTDILGDEDHLGDMDFKVAGTEAGITSLQMDIKVAGITQEIMEKALEQAKAGRLHILKEMSKAVTEAGEFSEHAPRIETMQIPTDKIREVIGSGGKVIREIVEVSGAKVDINDEGIIKIASPNGEAIKKAYDMIHSIVAEPEEGKIYKGKVVKIVDFGAFVNFFGKRDGLVHVSQIKNERLNHPSDVLSEGQEVWVKLLGFDDRGKVRLAMKMVDQATGEEAAAE, encoded by the coding sequence ATGTTCAACATTGTGAAGAAAGAGATCCAGTGGGGCGAAGAGACGCTGACACTGGAAACGGGCCGTGTGGCGCGTCAGGCCGATGGGTCTGTAATTGCGACGCTGGGTGAGACCAGCGTCATGGCGAACGTCACGTTCGCAAAAGCACCGAAGCCGGGAATGGATTTCTTCCCGCTGACGGTTCACTACCAAGAGAAATACTACGCGGCCGGTAAAGTGCCCGGCGGTTTCTTCAAGCGTGAGGCCCGCCCCACCGAGAAAGAAACGCTGACAGCACGTCTGATCGACCGTCCGATCCGCCCTCTGTTCGTCCCCGGTTTCAAAAACGAAACCCTGGTGATGTGTACGGTTCTGTCCCACGATCTGGTTAACGACCCCGACATGGTCGCGATGATCGCAGCCTCTGCCGCGCTGACCATTTCCGGCGCGCCGTTCCGTGGCCCGATTGCCGGTTGCCGCGTTGGTTTCGAGGATGGCGAGTACATCCTGAACCCCGAGATCGACGACATGCACGATCTGCGCAACAACCCTGATCAGCGCCTTGATCTGGTTGTCGCCGGCACCAAAGACGCCGTGATGATGGTTGAGTCTGAGGCCTATGAACTGACCGAAGCAGAAATGCTCGGTGCGGTGAAATTCGCCCACGACAGCATCCAGCCCGTCATCGACCTGATCATTGATCTGGCCGAAGATGCCGCGAAAGAGCCGTTTGACTTCCAAGCGCCCGACTACTCGGAGCTGTTCGCAGCTGTGAAGGCCGCTGGCGAAGACAAAATGCGTGAAGCCTATGCCATCACCGACAAGCTGGAGCGTCAGGCCGCTGTGGCAGCCGTCAAAGAAGGCGTGAAAGAAGGTCTTTCCGAAGAGCAGTTGGAAGATCCAAACCTCTCCGCAGCCCTGAAGAAGCTGGAATCCACGGTTCTGCGTTCGGACGTTGTGAAAAACGGTCGCCGCATTGATGGCCGCGCGCTGGACGAAGTGCGTGACATCGTGTCCGAGACCAAAGTTCTGCCACGGACCCACGGCTCTGCCCTGTTCACCCGTGGTGAGACCCAAGGTCTGGTTGTGACCACGCTTGGCACCGGCGACGATGAGCAGTTCATCGACGCGCTGCACGGCAACTTCAAATCCAACTTCCTGCTGCACTACAACTTCCCTCCCTATTCGGTGGGTGAAGCTGGTCGTGTGGGCCCTCCCGGCCGTCGTGAAATCGGCCACGGTAAGCTGGCTTGGCGTGCGCTTCAGGCGGTTCTGCCTGCGGCAACTGACTTCCCCTACACCGTCCGCGTGGTCTCCGAGATCACCGAATCCAACGGCTCGTCCTCGATGGCGTCCGTTTGCGGTGGCTCCCTGTCCATGATGGACGCAGGCGTTCCTCTGAAAGCTCCGGTCGCTGGCGTTGCCATGGGTCTGGTTCTGGAAGAAGACGGCTCTTACGGCATTCTGACCGACATTCTGGGTGACGAAGATCACCTGGGCGACATGGACTTCAAAGTGGCCGGTACAGAAGCGGGCATCACGTCCTTGCAGATGGACATCAAGGTCGCTGGCATCACGCAAGAGATCATGGAAAAGGCACTGGAGCAGGCCAAAGCGGGCCGTCTTCACATCCTTAAAGAGATGTCCAAGGCCGTGACCGAAGCGGGTGAGTTCTCTGAGCATGCCCCACGGATCGAGACGATGCAGATCCCAACCGACAAGATCCGTGAAGTGATCGGTTCTGGCGGTAAGGTCATCCGTGAAATCGTTGAAGTGTCCGGCGCCAAAGTCGACATCAACGACGAAGGCATCATCAAGATCGCCTCGCCAAACGGTGAAGCCATCAAGAAGGCCTACGACATGATCCACTCGATCGTGGCAGAGCCCGAAGAAGGCAAAATCTACAAAGGCAAGGTCGTGAAGATCGTCGATTTCGGCGCCTTCGTGAACTTCTTCGGCAAACGCGACGGTCTGGTCCACGTGTCCCAGATCAAGAACGAGCGCCTGAACCACCCTTCCGACGTCCTTTCCGAGGGTCAGGAAGTTTGGGTCAAACTGCTCGGCTTTGACGATCGCGGTAAAGTCCGTCTGGCCATGAAAATGGTAGATCAGGCGACTGGCGAAGAAGCAGCGGCTGAATAA
- a CDS encoding sterol desaturase family protein — MIPTLRVLIHMGSLQRLLPFWLVGVVAMAMFWTPWLLLALAYGVLVQFIVEYVLHRFVYHREPPADQGLFNDLYRTHIGHHEFPTDPEFFTGGDHWFAVRFGVASVALHTLALWPFVGFAPALLWASTALFVGSVSAFTFYEFCHTLAHLNVPKGWFGTRVTHSHLRHHFNDHESNFHVSFGMGWIDRLFGTPYDRDTAKTRFDRDTIMSLGMNPEDLRLVTARKAFGLPVHVGRRR, encoded by the coding sequence ATGATCCCGACCCTGCGTGTTTTGATCCACATGGGCAGTTTGCAACGGCTGTTGCCGTTCTGGCTGGTGGGCGTTGTGGCGATGGCCATGTTCTGGACGCCGTGGCTGCTGCTGGCGCTCGCCTATGGGGTGCTGGTGCAATTCATCGTGGAGTACGTGCTGCACCGGTTCGTCTATCACCGTGAGCCGCCCGCCGATCAAGGGCTATTCAATGACCTCTACCGCACCCATATCGGCCATCATGAATTCCCTACGGACCCAGAGTTCTTTACCGGCGGAGATCACTGGTTTGCGGTGCGTTTCGGCGTAGCCTCGGTGGCGCTTCATACGCTGGCACTCTGGCCGTTCGTGGGCTTTGCGCCCGCGCTGTTGTGGGCCTCTACCGCGCTGTTTGTCGGCTCGGTCAGCGCCTTCACCTTCTACGAGTTCTGCCACACGCTGGCGCATCTGAACGTGCCGAAGGGCTGGTTCGGCACCCGCGTGACCCATTCCCACCTGCGCCACCATTTCAACGACCATGAGAGCAATTTTCACGTCAGCTTTGGCATGGGCTGGATTGATCGGCTCTTTGGCACTCCTTACGACCGCGATACCGCCAAGACCCGCTTTGATCGCGACACCATTATGTCCCTTGGGATGAACCCTGAGGACCTGCGCCTTGTCACCGCCCGCAAGGCCTTTGGCCTTCCAGTGCACGTTGGACGGCGGCGGTAA
- a CDS encoding sodium:proton antiporter: MNILQITSLLIVLAGAFGAINYLFLKLPSAIGILVVALVSSFAILGVDWAFDLLIADQVRSVVLGIDFSDALLEGMLGLLLFAGALHVKLSDLRKVWPVVLLMATMGVVLSTVLIGVGFSWLTGMPLLVALVFGALISPTDPVAVLGVLREANLRKPLETQIAGESLFNDGVGYVVFLVLVGLAFPGDDHHGSGVAAAAQLFFQEAVGGAVLGIALGWLVFRVMRHIDDPSLEVLLTLGLAFGGYELAIYLHVSAPIMAVCAGLLIGDVGARDGMSEDTRRYVDAFWMLIDEILNAVLFLMIGFEVFAVVLDTDILTTAVLSIALALAGRLAAVAVPVLMLKPFRTFGPGVIQIMTWGGLKGGISVALALSLPDSEWKPLILTVTYVIVIFSIIVQGLTVARLANKVGREPDLM, from the coding sequence ATGAACATCCTCCAAATTACCTCTTTGCTGATCGTATTGGCGGGCGCCTTTGGGGCGATAAATTATCTGTTCCTGAAGCTGCCCTCGGCCATTGGCATCCTTGTGGTGGCTTTGGTCAGCTCTTTCGCCATCCTTGGGGTGGATTGGGCCTTTGACCTGTTGATCGCAGATCAAGTGCGCAGCGTCGTGCTTGGCATCGACTTCTCGGACGCGCTGTTAGAGGGGATGTTGGGCCTGTTGCTGTTTGCCGGCGCGTTGCATGTGAAGCTGTCGGACCTGCGCAAGGTCTGGCCAGTGGTGCTCCTGATGGCCACGATGGGGGTGGTTTTGTCCACCGTACTCATCGGCGTGGGCTTTTCGTGGCTGACCGGAATGCCGCTTCTGGTGGCGCTGGTCTTCGGGGCGCTGATCTCTCCCACCGACCCGGTTGCCGTGCTTGGCGTGTTGCGAGAGGCGAACCTGCGCAAACCGCTGGAGACTCAGATCGCAGGCGAAAGCCTGTTTAACGATGGCGTTGGCTACGTGGTGTTCCTTGTCCTCGTGGGGCTGGCCTTTCCCGGCGACGATCACCACGGCAGTGGCGTGGCCGCAGCGGCGCAATTGTTTTTCCAGGAGGCCGTGGGCGGCGCGGTTCTGGGCATCGCCCTGGGGTGGCTGGTGTTCCGCGTCATGCGCCACATTGATGACCCATCGCTGGAGGTCCTGCTGACCCTTGGCCTTGCCTTCGGCGGGTACGAGTTGGCGATCTACCTGCATGTCTCGGCCCCGATCATGGCCGTTTGCGCGGGCCTTCTGATTGGCGATGTCGGCGCGCGCGATGGCATGTCCGAGGATACTCGCCGCTATGTGGATGCGTTCTGGATGCTGATTGATGAGATCCTGAATGCGGTCCTGTTCCTGATGATCGGGTTCGAGGTGTTCGCCGTGGTGCTCGACACCGACATCCTGACAACCGCCGTCCTGTCTATCGCACTGGCGTTGGCGGGCCGTTTGGCCGCCGTGGCGGTGCCGGTCCTGATGCTCAAGCCGTTCCGTACATTCGGGCCAGGGGTGATCCAGATCATGACATGGGGCGGGTTGAAGGGCGGTATATCCGTCGCGCTGGCGCTATCTTTGCCCGATAGCGAATGGAAACCGCTGATCCTGACCGTGACTTATGTGATCGTGATCTTCTCGATCATCGTGCAGGGCCTGACCGTGGCGCGTCTGGCAAACAAAGTGGGCCGGGAACCGGACCTGATGTGA
- a CDS encoding polysaccharide deacetylase family protein has protein sequence MRKVLVGLIVVVLLVVGAYHLSRARSVQLFGEAVTSVPTDQMVVALTFDDGPTARFTQELLTALGDTPATFFLVGSDIVANPDAAAAIVEAGHEIGNHSYTHPRMVLMSPARVRAEIEDTDAAIRGLGYDGPIHFRPPFGKKLVVLPWVLSQMDRPSLMWSLEPDTALGGDATAEALADYVIAQAAPGDIILLHGMFSTNAATRAALPAMIEGLSDRGFTFVTVSELLALDG, from the coding sequence ATGCGCAAAGTTCTTGTCGGTCTGATCGTGGTCGTGCTGCTTGTTGTGGGCGCCTATCACCTGAGCCGTGCCCGGTCGGTGCAATTGTTTGGGGAGGCTGTGACCTCGGTCCCGACTGATCAGATGGTCGTGGCCCTGACATTTGACGATGGTCCCACGGCCCGATTCACGCAAGAGCTTCTGACAGCCTTGGGCGATACCCCCGCGACGTTCTTCCTTGTGGGTAGTGATATCGTGGCCAACCCTGACGCCGCTGCGGCCATCGTGGAAGCAGGCCACGAGATCGGCAATCATTCCTACACCCATCCGCGCATGGTGCTGATGTCCCCCGCCCGCGTCCGCGCCGAGATTGAGGACACGGATGCCGCAATCCGGGGGCTTGGCTATGACGGTCCGATCCATTTCCGCCCGCCGTTCGGTAAAAAGCTGGTCGTGCTGCCTTGGGTGCTATCGCAAATGGATCGCCCGTCGCTGATGTGGTCACTAGAGCCGGACACTGCGCTTGGTGGCGACGCCACCGCCGAGGCGCTTGCGGATTACGTCATCGCGCAGGCCGCGCCGGGCGATATCATCTTGCTCCACGGCATGTTCAGCACAAATGCTGCCACCCGCGCAGCACTGCCCGCGATGATCGAGGGGTTGAGCGACCGGGGGTTCACCTTTGTCACCGTGTCCGAGCTACTGGCGTTAGACGGCTAA
- a CDS encoding VOC family protein produces the protein MTTAKNTVCVWYDKDAEAAARFYATVFPDSEVTAVSFAPTDYPSGKAGDVLTVQFTVAGVPCIGLNGGPAFKQDEAFSFQIATDDQAETDRYWNAIVDNDGQASACGWCKDRWGVSWQIIPRVLTDALAAGGDPAQRAFEAMMQMSKIDVSKIEDTLRNQ, from the coding sequence ATGACGACCGCCAAGAACACCGTTTGCGTCTGGTATGACAAAGACGCCGAAGCTGCCGCAAGGTTTTACGCCACTGTTTTTCCTGACAGCGAAGTCACGGCGGTGTCTTTCGCGCCTACCGACTATCCGTCGGGCAAGGCTGGTGACGTTTTGACCGTTCAATTCACAGTCGCGGGAGTGCCCTGTATCGGCCTGAACGGCGGGCCAGCATTCAAACAGGATGAGGCGTTTTCATTTCAGATAGCCACGGACGATCAAGCAGAAACTGACCGTTACTGGAATGCAATCGTCGACAACGACGGGCAAGCAAGTGCCTGTGGCTGGTGCAAGGACAGATGGGGTGTCTCTTGGCAAATCATACCTCGTGTGTTGACCGATGCCCTGGCCGCCGGCGGGGACCCGGCACAACGTGCGTTTGAGGCGATGATGCAAATGAGCAAAATTGACGTGTCCAAGATCGAAGATACTCTACGGAACCAGTAG
- a CDS encoding lactoylglutathione lyase, with translation MPKMIFVNLPVTDLPKAMAFYQAIGFENNPQFTDDTAACMVWSDTIFVMLLTHDKWRTFTKRPIPPATSSEVLLAISFDDIAAVDTILDAAAAFDGAPDINAKQDYGWMYSRSFADPDGHVWECMWMDMAAAGEQEAIS, from the coding sequence ATGCCAAAGATGATTTTCGTAAATCTGCCGGTAACCGATTTGCCAAAGGCGATGGCATTCTATCAAGCTATCGGGTTCGAGAATAATCCGCAATTTACCGATGATACAGCGGCTTGTATGGTTTGGAGCGACACAATCTTTGTTATGTTGTTGACCCATGACAAATGGCGCACTTTCACCAAGCGCCCAATACCGCCTGCAACCTCAAGCGAAGTGCTTCTAGCGATTTCTTTCGACGATATAGCTGCCGTTGATACAATACTGGACGCCGCGGCGGCATTTGACGGCGCACCAGATATCAACGCCAAACAGGATTACGGATGGATGTATAGCCGCAGCTTTGCCGATCCGGACGGGCATGTATGGGAATGCATGTGGATGGATATGGCTGCGGCCGGCGAACAGGAGGCAATATCATGA
- a CDS encoding SRPBCC family protein, whose product MKLDPKTDLTFTRKINAPKELLWECWTTPKHIKKFFVPKPHSIDACEIDLRVGGKFNTTMNVEGNLMENEGVILEVIEGERLVFTDTYSEGWKPAADPFMTAIVEFADDGKGGTIYTATARHRSPEARQNHEDMGFYNGWGTVATQLEEYAQSLK is encoded by the coding sequence ATGAAACTTGATCCGAAAACCGATCTGACCTTCACCCGCAAGATCAACGCACCTAAAGAGCTGCTTTGGGAGTGCTGGACAACGCCAAAGCACATCAAGAAATTCTTTGTGCCCAAACCGCATAGCATCGACGCTTGCGAAATCGACCTGCGCGTCGGCGGCAAGTTCAACACGACGATGAATGTCGAAGGCAATCTCATGGAGAATGAAGGTGTCATTCTGGAAGTCATTGAAGGCGAGCGCCTAGTTTTCACGGACACTTACAGCGAAGGCTGGAAGCCTGCCGCCGATCCGTTCATGACGGCGATTGTCGAATTCGCAGATGATGGGAAGGGTGGCACCATTTACACCGCGACCGCCCGTCACCGCTCGCCCGAAGCACGCCAGAACCACGAAGACATGGGCTTTTATAATGGCTGGGGCACAGTTGCGACGCAGCTCGAAGAATACGCCCAGTCTCTCAAATAA
- a CDS encoding metalloregulator ArsR/SmtB family transcription factor has product MSKYDPNLDLCFSALGDPTRRMILQRLARGEATVSELAEPHDMALPSFMEHLKKLEAAGLVTSKKQGRTRTCELAPGAFAPAKDWLNEQSEVWEGRLDRFDDYVKNLMQERQK; this is encoded by the coding sequence ATGTCTAAGTATGATCCCAACCTCGATCTCTGCTTCTCAGCGCTCGGTGATCCGACACGGCGTATGATCCTTCAGCGTCTTGCACGGGGCGAGGCGACTGTCAGCGAATTGGCTGAGCCGCACGACATGGCGTTGCCGTCATTCATGGAACATCTGAAAAAGCTCGAAGCGGCTGGCCTCGTCACATCAAAAAAGCAGGGGCGAACGCGAACCTGCGAACTAGCACCCGGCGCTTTTGCTCCTGCCAAAGATTGGCTGAACGAACAAAGCGAGGTTTGGGAGGGGCGACTGGACCGCTTTGATGACTATGTCAAAAACCTCATGCAGGAACGCCAAAAATGA
- the rpsO gene encoding 30S ribosomal protein S15, translated as MSITPEEKARLMKEFATKEGDTGSPEVQVAILTSRITTLTEHFKSHKKDNHSRRGLLMMVAQRRKLLDYTRAKDEARYQDLIKRLGIRR; from the coding sequence ATGTCGATTACGCCTGAAGAAAAAGCACGTCTGATGAAAGAGTTCGCCACCAAAGAAGGCGACACCGGTTCCCCTGAAGTTCAGGTTGCCATCCTCACCAGCCGTATCACGACCCTGACCGAGCACTTCAAAAGCCACAAGAAAGACAACCACTCCCGTCGTGGTTTGTTGATGATGGTTGCGCAGCGCCGGAAGCTTCTGGACTACACACGCGCCAAGGATGAGGCCCGCTATCAGGACCTGATCAAGCGCTTGGGCATCCGCCGCTAA
- a CDS encoding DUF1643 domain-containing protein — MIERQHLKGDAASVAVYSDCEAYRYSLTRVWDEAGERGLFIMLNPSTATEVQNDPTVERCERRSRALGYGAFRVLNIFAYRATDPRDMRRAEDPVGPENDAALLQGLDWADRVICAWGTHGEHLGRGPEVAALLKGTGRELLHLGLSKAGHPKHPLYIGYKVQPQVWEA, encoded by the coding sequence ATGATCGAGCGGCAGCATTTGAAGGGGGATGCGGCCTCGGTCGCGGTGTATTCCGATTGTGAGGCCTATCGCTATTCCTTGACCCGCGTGTGGGATGAGGCCGGGGAGAGGGGGTTGTTCATCATGTTGAACCCATCGACCGCGACCGAGGTGCAGAATGATCCCACGGTGGAGCGCTGCGAGAGACGGTCACGGGCGCTTGGATACGGGGCGTTTCGGGTTTTGAATATCTTTGCCTATCGTGCCACGGACCCGAGGGACATGCGCCGGGCGGAAGACCCAGTGGGGCCTGAAAACGATGCCGCGCTGTTGCAGGGGTTGGATTGGGCCGATCGGGTGATTTGCGCTTGGGGCACCCATGGAGAGCACTTGGGGCGCGGGCCGGAAGTGGCGGCGTTGTTAAAGGGGACGGGGCGGGAGTTGTTGCATTTGGGTTTGTCGAAAGCAGGGCACCCGAAGCATCCGCTTTACATTGGCTACAAGGTGCAGCCGCAGGTTTGGGAGGCCTGA